A single window of Drosophila suzukii chromosome 3, CBGP_Dsuzu_IsoJpt1.0, whole genome shotgun sequence DNA harbors:
- the LOC108012353 gene encoding serine protease 1-like yields MKVFVAILALAVASASGAAMPDFATPKATAVHTKDMQGRITNGYPAEEGKAPYTVGLGFSGGWWCGGSIISNEWVLTAAHCIGGDAVTVYFGATWRTNAQYTHWVGSGNFIAHGSADIALIRIPHVDFWHMVNKVELPSYNDRYNDYNEWWAVACGWGGTYDGSPLPDYMQCVDLQIMHNSECVQYYGSGTVGDNIICVRTPDGKSTCGGDSGGPLVTHDGTKLVGVTNFGSTAGCQSGAPAGFQRVTYHLDWIRDHTGIAY; encoded by the coding sequence ATGAAGGTATTCGTAGCTATCCTGGCTTTGGCCGTGGCATCGGCCTCCGGTGCCGCCATGCCTGACTTTGCCACCCCGAAGGCAACAGCGGTCCACACCAAGGACATGCAGGGTCGGATCACCAACGGCTATCCGGCGGAGGAGGGCAAGGCGCCCTACACCGTGGGTCTGGGTTTCAGCGGTGGCTGGTGGTGCGGTGGCTCCATCATCTCCAACGAGTGGGTCCTGACCGCGGCCCACTGCATCGGAGGAGACGCCGTGACCGTCTACTTCGGAGCCACCTGGCGCACCAATGCCCAGTACACCCACTGGGTTGGAAGCGGAAACTTCATCGCCCATGGATCCGCTGACATCGCCCTGATTCGCATCCCCCATGTGGACTTCTGGCACATGGTCAACAAGGTGGAGCTCCCCAGCTACAACGACCGGTACAACGACTACAACGAGTGGTGGGCCGTGGCCTGCGGATGGGGAGGCACCTACGATGGCAGCCCCCTGCCCGACTACATGCAATGTGTGGACCTCCAGATCATGCACAACTCGGAGTGTGTCCAGTACTACGGAAGCGGTACCGTGGGCGACAACATTATCTGCGTGAGGACTCCCGACGGCAAGTCCACCTGCGGTGGTGATTCCGGTGGCCCTCTGGTCACCCATGACGGCACCAAGCTCGTGGGAGTCACCAACTTTGGATCCACCGCCGGTTGTCAGTCGGGTGCTCCTGCTGGATTCCAGCGCGTCACCTACCATCTGGACTGGATCCGCGACCACACTGGCATTGCTTActaa
- the Jon66Ci gene encoding serine protease 1, with protein MKVFLTVLALAVASASAFETVVRPKDIPKVPRVEGRITNGYPAEEGKAPYTVGLGFSGGWWCGGSIISNEWILTAAHCIGGDSVTVYFGATWRTNAQYTHWVGSGNFISHDSADIALIRIPHVDFWHMVNKVELPSYNDRYNDYNEWWAVACGWGGTYDGSPLPDYMQCVDLQIIHNSECVQYYGSGTVGDNIVCVRVVDGKGTCGGDSGGPLVTHDGAKLVGVTNWVSGAGCQAGHPAGFQRVTYHLDWIRDRTGIAYY; from the coding sequence ATGAAAGTGTTCCTAACTGTTCTGGCTTTGGCCGTGGCCTCCGCCTCGGCCTTCGAGACCGTCGTCCGCCCCAAGGATATCCCCAAGGTGCCCCGTGTCGAGGGTCGCATCACCAACGGCTATCCGGCGGAGGAGGGCAAGGCTCCCTACACCGTGGGTCTGGGATTCAGCGGAGGCTGGTGGTGCGGTGGCTCCATCATCTCCAACGAGTGGATCCTCACTGCTGCCCATTGCATCGGTGGTGATTCCGTGACTGTCTACTTTGGAGCCACCTGGCGCACCAACGCCCAGTACACCCACTGGGTTGGAAGCGGTAACTTCATCTCGCATGATTCCGCTGACATCGCCCTGATCCGCATCCCTCATGTGGACTTCTGGCACATGGTCAACAAGGTGGAGCTCCCCAGCTACAACGACCGGTACAACGACTACAACGAGTGGTGGGCCGTGGCCTGCGGATGGGGAGGCACCTACGATGGCAGCCCCCTTCCCGACTACATGCAGTGTGTTGACCTCCAGATCATCCACAACTCTGAGTGCGTCCAGTACTACGGAAGCGGTACTGTGGGCGACAACATCGTCTGCGTCCGCGTGGTCGACGGCAAGGGCACCTGCGGCGGAGACTCCGGTGGTCCCCTGGTCACCCACGATGGCGCTAAGCTCGTGGGAGTCACCAACTGGGTTTCTGGTGCCGGCTGCCAGGCCGGTCATCCCGCTGGCTTCCAGCGCGTGACCTACCACCTCGATTGGATCCGCGACCGCACCGGAATTGCTTACTACTAA
- the ImpE1 gene encoding trichohyalin: MKATARQSAASRKQPAIAMLNGNTFAVKRLLALLIIFTVLDASRALELGDKCQHDMDCTDFIKGSSCSALGYCECAPYFVQLNSKRCLSSQLLGGDCQLSEQCSMKVANSSCLEGACRCVEGFLQFRKHTCLGPAHPGAVCYSHAHCQMFDTRTHCDFLIPNLFGRCQCTSPAKMVGGLCVAPASDQEDQKQEQAVEKVEQPASTTTTTTTPKPTTTTTTRRTTTTTTMTTTPAPTTTTRRTTTTTTTTPAPILLEDELPASVEEQSLEEDDGQTTKLRPEVAEVDNGEKLEALDMAHEETELTQQQNQEEEQQHQLEEQQHQLEEQQHQLEEQQHQEQEQHRVEQEQHEKEQQQQQTIVAQPNEPEPAQSSQDATTGVQQLLTPADVPTESAINVEQETEAGPTEDYPYKIDEEYAEEHNDKPEAPEQTDEQPESEPEESQYPVSPEIAPIEADEEVAEASGGQEIASSPIDDTMKFDYESAVDEAEPEKPEEEEQKEEALHQQTNEGVVPIDTESETDAEASTEHHIQTQLIEEDEEPETSQTVADEELIPVNEAEIESATKPVEELPEDLASGDHELELAGPSHDEEEKEEEEEAVPPKQEEPTEAVKIEEHPVQVESESQDAEVGKKPEQPDTEMEMEIEKETPATEAAEVELPATEAKIPDMEAQIDQAEQSADTKPTSGEDDLNEANQLNQDQVTEPATVEQEEIAEIAEIDEEKEPEQVVEIHQDADEATTEKPVQELHGEEVEAITEAEHEQLTYPANDDELAPVETETEPELTTEEPEIAEITTELPEEEEKEHEETEEEKHEVEEAAREEEQQVEPEENANAIKTPEVSEAIVEPQAEKEEGEEMELQSATEKEIEAETTADVEEEPVAVTEQIQEPANDEILQVDADQAKPELPIKSDGDISVEATDEPEPDTEPEAQASESSQTLPEISKEQDEYQVEKNENDNIIQGAEPNEEEEVLPEPEAEPEKEEEESPQAVTEAQEQAAVPEEEELTKPEADYTSVEHLQEISQPEETTAAAIEAEEESESTLAPEIPESPIAIVSEEHDPEHDPQNFHESESIADILSDLMLEGDSTVPPVPFGQQPAQTVPMVEANSENEEEQSHEAISDLQAEADETQDHVEQVQPAGEPEPPIPELFAEAANDEEQEDEEEQQVTPVPEQPAEEEHEPTKILEEEQQPTEEEHQKIEEEPKPIEDEHQQDEEEQHLEEDPQQQGEAEIAKEEEALQEVNTDAVPEEATTESIQKSETSEEDRTLSPEELPFEFTDHPDASHFNELESANLILESTTSIDGLQELDNNHIEEEPAAVHAIPHEEATPNPADIVEITTQTMLGLASRVTLMEPAAPVVTTLMPLMPADEPTPEPVSPAVILPAVSLAAIKPGSELRKRVDLGLEAVSLGLACSSDRQCQLADPHTVCNGRGVCDCASGEQGTQCSAERTGCSPGTFQCRSSGVCISWFFVCDGRADCNDASDEECTHNARLNQTCPTESFRCQRSGRCISRAALCDGRRQCPHGEDEMGCDGSLKGGNACPEHTFRCGSGECLPEYEYCNAIVSCKDGSDEPPHLCGSRALPNLFMRLIEAGGLLGGGRREADAYCPHRCSNGLCRSTAIVCSGRDGCGDGTDEQTCAVCRCPAPNAASLPAFLARQRPMPLW, translated from the exons CTGCCCATCCTGGCGCCGTTTGCtacagccacgcccactgtcaAATGTTCGACACCCGCACCCACTGTGACTTCCTCATCCCGAATCTCTTCGGACGCTGCCAGTGCACGAGTCCCGCCAAAATGGTGGGTGGTCTCTGTGTGGCCCCGGCGTCGGATCAGGAGGACCAGAAACAGGAACAAGCCGTtgaaaaggtggagcagccAGCTAGCACAACGACGACAACAACCACTCCCAAgcccacaacaacaacaacgacgaGGAGAACTACAACCACGACGACAATGACAACCACTCCTGCACCCACAACAACCACTAGAAGAACAACGACCACAACCACGACAACACCTGCTCCCATTCTCCTAGAAGACGAACTGCCCGCCAGCGTGGAGGAGCAATCTCTGGAGGAGGACGATGGTCAGACCACCAAACTGAGACCCGAGGTCGCCGAGGTTGATAATGGTGAGAAACTGGAGGCTCTGGATATGGCTCATGAGGAGACTGAACTGACACAGCAGCAAAATCaagaggaggagcagcagcatcagTTGGAGGAGCAGCAACATCAGTTGGAGGAGCAGCAACATCAGTTGGAGGAGCAGCAACATCAAGAGCAGGAGCAACATAGAGTGGAACAGGAACAACATGAGAAggaacagcagcaacaacagacAATCGTAGCTCAACCCAATGAACCAGAGCCTGCTCAATCCTCTCAAGATGCTACCACTGGAGTCCAGCAGCTGCTTACACCAGCCGATGTGCCCACCGAGAGTGCCATTAATGTGGAGCAAGAAACCGAGGCTGGTCCCACTGAAGATTATCCCTACAAGATCGATGAGGAGTACGCGGAAGAGCACAATGACAAACCAGAAGCACCAGAGCAGACTGATGAGCAACCCGAATCCGAACCCGAAGAATCCCAATACCCTGTCTCACCTGAAATCGCACCCATTGAAGCGGATGAGGAGGTTGCAGAGGCTTCAGGGGGCCAAGAGATTGCCTCATCGCCCATCGACGACACCATGAAATTCGATTATGAAAGCGCAGTGGATGAAGCCGAGCCAGAGAAGCCAGAGGAAGAGGAGCAGAAGGAGGAGGCTCTTCACCAGCAGACTAATGAGGGGGTGGTACCCATCGATACCGAGAGCGAAACTGATGCGGAGGCCAGCACTGAGCACCACATTCAGACGcagctgatcgaggaggatGAGGAGCCAGAGACATCGCAGACGGTCGCCGATGAAGAACTGATCCCGGTTAATGAAGCTGAAATCGAAAGTGCGACGAAACCAGTGGAGGAACTGCCTGAAGATCTGGCTTCGGGGGATCATGAACTGGAACTGGCCGGGCCCAGCCACGATGAGGAGgagaaggaggaggaggaggaggcggtgCCGCCCAAGCAGGAGGAGCCAACAGAAGCGGTGAAGATCGAGGAACATCCAGTCCAGGTGGAGAGTGAAAGCCAAGATGCCGAGGTGGGAAAAAAACCAGAGCAGCCAGATAccgaaatggaaatggaaatagaAAAAGAAACACCAGCGACCGAAGCCGCAGAAGTGGAGCTGCCGGCCACAGAAGCCAAGATTCCAGATATGGAAGCCCAGATCGATCAGGCGGAACAAAGCGCCGACACCAAGCCGACAAGTGGCgaagatgatttaaatgaaGCCAATCAATTAAATCAAGACCAAGTCACCGAGCCAGCCACTGTGGAGCAGGAGGAGATCGCGGAGATCGCGGAGATCGACGAGGAGAAAGAGCCCGAGCAGGTGGTGGAAATTCATCAAGATGCAGATGAAGCCACAACAGAGAAACCAGTCCAAGAGCTTCATGGCGAGGAGGTGGAGGCAATCACCGAAGCAGAGCACGAACAATTGACATACCCGGCAAATGATGATGAATTGGCGCCAGTGGAAACCGAAACAGAACCAGAGCTGACCACAGAGGAACCAGAAATCGCAGAGATTACCACCGAGTTGccagaggaggaggagaaggagCATGAGGAGACTGAGGAGGAGAAGCACGAGGTTGAGGAGGCGGCACGTGAGGAGGAGCAACAGGTGGAGCCCGAggaaaatgcaaatgcaattaaGACGCCCGAAGTGTCGGAAGCAATTGTGGAGCCCCAGGCGGAGAAGGAGGAGGGGGAGGAGATGGAGTTGCAGTCTGCCACCGAGAAGGAGATCGAGGCAGAGACAACCGCAGATGTTGAGGAGGAACCAGTGGCGGTTACCGAGCAGATCCAAGAGCCAGCTAATGACGAGATCTTGCAGGTGGATGCGGATCAGGCCAAGCCAGAGCTGCCAATTAAGAGCGATGGAGATATCTCAGTGGAAGCCACCGATGAACCCGAACCCGACACCGAACCAGAAGCCCAGGCTAGTGAAAGTTCCCAGACTCTTCCAGAGATCAGCAAAGAGCAGGATGAGTACCAGGTCGAGAAGAATGAGAATGACAACATTATCCAGGGAGCCGAGCCCAATGAAGAAGAGGAGGTTCTTCCAGAACCTGAAGCTGAACCAGaaaaggaggaggaggaatCACCCCAGGCAGTCACCGAAGCTCAGGAGCAGGCAGCCGTTCCGGAAGAGGAGGAACTAACCAAACCGGAGGCGGACTATACCAGTGTTGAGCATCTCCAGGAGATCTCCCAACCGGAAGAAACGACTGCTGCTGCTATTGAAGCTGAGGAGGAATCTGAGTCCACTTTGGCCCCGGAGATCCCCGAATCACCCATTGCCATTGTGAGTGAGGAGCACGATCCCGAACACGATCCTCAGAACTTCCATGAGAGCGAGAGCATTGCCGATATCCTTAGCGACTTGATGTTGGAAGGTGACAGCACTGTGCCCCCGGTTCCATTTGGCCAGCAGCCAGCCCAAACGGTTCCCATGGTGGAGGCCAACTCGGAGAACGAAGAGGAGCAGTCACATGAAGCCATTTCCGATCTTCAGGCGGAGGCCGATGAGACCCAGGATCATGTGGAGCAAGTGCAGCCTGCTGGGGAACCAGAACCCCCCATTCCCGAACTCTTTGCAGAGGCAGCTAACGATGAAGAACAGGAGGATGAAGAGGAGCAGCAGGTGACCCCCGTTCCCGAGCAGCCAGCTGAGGAAGAACATGAACCAACAAAGATTCTGGAAGAGGAACAACAGCCCACTGAAGAGGAACATCAGAAAATTGAGGAGGAACCCAAGCCCATTGAAGATGAACACCAACAAGATGAAGAGGAGCAGCACCTGGAGGAAGATCCACAGCAGCAGGGTGAAGCAGAAATCGCCAAGGAGGAGGAAGCCCTACAGGAAGTAAACACCGATGCTGTGCCAGAGGAAGCCACCACTGAGAGCATCCAGAAGAGTGAAACCTCGGAGGAGGATCGGACTCTTTCTCCCGAGGAACTGCCCTTCGAATTCACCGATCATCCTGACGCCAGCCATTTCAATGAGCTGGAATCCGCCAATCTAATCCTGGAATCCACCACCAGCATCGATGGTCTCCAGGAACTGGACAACAACCATATTGAGGAGGAGCCCGCTGCTGTCCATGCCATTCCGCACGAGGAAGCCACACCCAATCCCGCTGACATTGTGGAGATCACCACTCAGACCATGTTGGGTTTGGCCAGTCGAGTGACCCTCATGGAACCCGCTGCTCCCGTGGTTACCACCTTAATGCCCCTGATGCCAGCCGATGAACCCACTCCGGAACCCGTTTCTCCGGCTGTCATTCTTCCAGCTGTCTCTCTGGCTGCCATTAAACCCGGTTCGGAGCTGCGTAAGCGCGTGGATTTGGGTCTGGAGGCGGTGTCCCTGGGATTAGCCTGCAGCAGCGATCGCCAGTGCCAGCTGGCCGATCCCCATACTGTCTGCAATGGACGAGGAGTCTGTGATTGCGCCTCCGGTGAACAAGGAACACAGTGCAGCGCCGAAAGAACCGGATGTAGTCCGGGAACCTTCCAG TGCCGCTCGAGTGGCGTGTGCATCTCGTGGTTCTTCGTGTGCGACGGACGTGCCGACTGCAACGACGCCTCCGACGAGGAGTGCACCCACAACGCCCGCCTGAACCAGACCTGCCCCACGGAGTCGTTCCGCTGCCAGCGCAGTGGTCGCTGCATCTCGCGGGCGGCCCTCTGCGACGGTCGGCGGCAGTGTCCTCACGGCGAGGATGAGATGGGCTGCGACGGCAGCCTGAAGGGCGGCAACGCCTGTCCGGAGCACACCTTCCGCTGCGGCAGCGGCGAGTGTCTGCCGGAGTACGAGTACTGCAACGCGATCGTGTCCTGCAAGGACGGCAGCGACGAGCCGCCGCACCTCTGCGGCTCCCGCGCCCTCCCCAATCTCTTCATGCGCCTCATCGAGGCGGGCGGTCTGCTGGGCGGAGGGCGGCGGGAGGCGGACGCCTACTGCCCGCATCGTTGCAGCAACGGCCTGTGCCGCTCCACGGCCATCGTCTGCTCCGGACGGGATGGCTGCGGCGACGGGACCGATGAGCAAACCTGCGCCGTGTGCC GTTGTCCCGCCCCGAATGCTGCCAGCCTGCCCGCCTTCTTGGCCCGGCAACGCCCCATGCCACTGTGGTAG